AAGTTCTTTCTTCTAAATCATATTGTTTGGAATTTTGAATTTTGGTCATTGGAATTTATTTGTATTTTGGAATTTGTGATTTGGAATTTTGCCACTCACTCCGCTCTCCTGCAATCTCTAATCTCCCATTCATAGTTTATCCTTGCTTACCTCATCTTGTTACCCAACTTGTGGGTAAGGATTAGACCCCCGCCAGCGGGGGACAACGGCCAATCAATCACTTGAATGGCGACAGAGCACTAGTATAGCGTTCTCTAAGTAGATATAACAAATATTATAGTAAGTATTAACCAAAAGTTCACATTAGGATTGTTGATAGTTGATATTTGCATTAAACTCCTTGTGGAATATTTCGCACCGGTATATCTTTCTATATTTTATAAATCTTGCTCCGATGTTCAATAGCATAAACAGTGATTATTTGAGAAGAATGTTCAATTGAATATATTATTCGCCAATCACCAACCCTCAGTTTATACTTACCTTTAAATTTCCCTGTTAGTGGTTCACTGATAATATGTCCTATATTTTGACAAAACCATTCTATCTTTATCAACAATCCGTTTTGCAATAGTTTTATCAATGCAAGATAAATCTTCTTCGGCTTGAGGTGTAAATTCAACTTTGTACATCAAACCAACCCGAGTTTTTTCTTCACATCTTCAAAGGGAACTCTTTCTTTAGATGCGATTGAGTTTTCCAATCTTTGAACAAATTCGTTTTGTAATTCAAGCCCATAGTCAGGATCAAAGAATCCCTTAAATTTTTCTTCAATTACCTCACCCATTAACACCTTGAACTCTTCTTTGCTTAAATCGGCTACTTTCATAAAATTTCTTCCTTCTTAAATAAGTAGTATTGTCAAAAATTTCAGTTCAAATTTTCCTTATATATTTGTATTTTCAAGTAATTCTGTCCACTCAACTTTCCACCCTTGTTCCTTTCTGACTAACGACAGAGTTGAGCGGCGTGCGTTAGCACATCCACTCCAACGACTTGTTGAACAAAGCCACTTTGTGGCAGTTTTTTTGACAGCTTTGTAGAGTTATTTTAAGTTTATCATATTAGGATATTTGATGTCAAGAAGAAAAAGATACATTTTCAGGAAAATTGTAACTATTCAGCCACGGATTAGCACGGATAAATAGCAGAAGGCAGAGAGCAGAGGACAGAGAGCAGAAGGCAGAGAGCAGAAGGCAGAGAGCAGAGGACAGAGAGCAGAAGGCAGAGGACAGAAGATAGAGGTCAGAGGTGGGTTGTCCCCCGCTGGCGGGGGTTGGGGGGTGGAAATTTCCTCCAGTGGCAGAGAATCAAGAAGGATAGAAAATAAAAGTCAGAAAGAGAAAAACCCTTCAGCCTTCAACCTGATTACGGACACGGAAAACGGATACGATTCACGAATTTTCAGTGTTTCATCCGTGTCCATCTGTGGCTGAATAATTACTCTGGATTAAAGCGGACTATAGAAGTCTCAAAAATAGATAACTAAACCTACCAAATACAAAATAGCCTTTTATTCAAATTCCAAATAATACTCCATTGCGTTAGTTCAACCCAGAATTGTGTGTCGGCGTTACTCCACACAAATTTTTAATTCGTTAGGCAAAAGATTTGCTCCGCCGTCTTTTTCTTTACTTCTTAATCTTCTCTTTTTTGTAAATTCTATATTCGAGGTTTGCTCCTAATTTATAAAAAGGACATGGGCTGTCCTGAGTTCTAATTGAATTGGAGATGTTTTATTGAGGTTCATTTTCTTCTACTCTTCGTAGCCTTCAGTGGATTTATAACCTCCAGGAATTCAAATTGCTTAAAGTGAGCCTCATTTGTGGTGTAAATGCCTTTTATGTTATTGTCCATCATTGTGGCTACCAAAACCAGATCAAAAACGCTTTGTTTTGAAACAGAATATTTCTTGAGCAGGTTTATAACGGTCTTTAGGGTATTGCTCAATGGGAATATCTTCTTTAAGTTAACCGCTTTTTGGCAGGATTCAATAATTTCTCTTGCCTTGTCTGATTCTAATGGTGAACCAACTCTTCTGGAATCAGTAATGACCGCATAAAATTCATAGAGGACCTGATGGGATACACAGGCATTTATCTTTCCTGAAAGGACCTTTTTATCTATTATCTCCTTGGCCTTTTTATGGTAATGGCTATCTAAATCATAGGCATAAACAAGAATATTAGAATCTATCAGATAGGTAGTCGCCATAGATTGCCTTCCTATTGATGAGTTCTTCATTTATTTTACCAAGATGTCCAGTGGGAAATTGTTTCAGGACAAATGGTTTTCCCATTGCCTCATCCACCTCAATCTTTTCCTTATATCCCTGCCATGCCTTCATCTTAAGCCATTGCAGAATAACATCCCTGGGAAAGAGTATATTCTTGCCTACTTTTACTGATGGTATCTTACCTTTACTTACACTTCGATAAATGGTTAGAGGTTCCACTTCCAATATTTTTGCCATTTCCTCGACATTATAGACTATCTTTTCCATCTTTTCAAAACCTCCTTTTTATTTTCATCTGGCTACTATTATATAACATTGAATACAATAAATCCCCTGCTGTCCACGCGAGGTAGATAAGTGTCTTCATCCCCCTTGCCCCCGTCAAAAGATTCAACAACCAATAGTATCAGACTATTGCTCTGTCGCCATTCAAGTGATTGATTGGCCGTTGTCCTCCGCTGGCGGGGGTAGGGGGGTGGATTCTTCTATTTCAGATTTCATATTCCATCCCCTTAATCCCCCGCCAGCGGGGGACATCAATTGAGTAGCGACAGAGCACTAGATTAAGACACCACCCGGATTTCGGGATTCGGGGATTTTTTCATTCCCGAATCCCGAACCCCGAATCCCGCGCCCCAAACCTACACTCTTGATGCATAGACCTATCTTCGTTCGTGAAGCAGTGCCTTTCGGCTTAAACTGATTCTATCATGCTCATCAATCCCAATCACCTTAACCATTATTTCGTCTCCTTCATTAACTACATCCTCAACTTTTTTGACATGATAATCGGCTAATTGAGATATATGAAGCAATCCTTCTTTGCCGGGTAGTATTTCTACAAATGCACCGAAGGTGGTAACTCTCATCACCTTGCCGCGATAATTTTTGCCTACTTCAGCTTCTTCAATTAAATACTCAATCATCCCTACTGCTTGTGAGGTGGATTCTTTATCCGGTCCAGAGAT
This window of the bacterium genome carries:
- a CDS encoding PIN domain-containing protein; translation: MATTYLIDSNILVYAYDLDSHYHKKAKEIIDKKVLSGKINACVSHQVLYEFYAVITDSRRVGSPLESDKAREIIESCQKAVNLKKIFPLSNTLKTVINLLKKYSVSKQSVFDLVLVATMMDNNIKGIYTTNEAHFKQFEFLEVINPLKATKSRRK
- a CDS encoding helix-turn-helix domain-containing protein, which encodes MEKIVYNVEEMAKILEVEPLTIYRSVSKGKIPSVKVGKNILFPRDVILQWLKMKAWQGYKEKIEVDEAMGKPFVLKQFPTGHLGKINEELINRKAIYGDYLSDRF
- a CDS encoding type II toxin-antitoxin system mRNA interferase toxin, RelE/StbE family, coding for MLIKIEWFCQNIGHIISEPLTGKFKGKYKLRVGDWRIIYSIEHSSQIITVYAIEHRSKIYKI